From Rudanella lutea DSM 19387, a single genomic window includes:
- a CDS encoding alpha/beta fold hydrolase, whose amino-acid sequence MTEREIRQHYAGKTARPTFYTIEDDSTKLFVATLGADTLPPLLLIHGAPGNWYGYLRTMDDPYLQQRFQMLVVERPGYGKSRQRRPARHLRTRMSIDFQARSITKALSLNRSGQPAIVLGRSFGAPIAVRVATLVPEKVGHLFLISPAIDPDREKFWWFSKWGRLPFIQAFLPRSLNLATYEKYAHANQLRGLLPYWSKVQAPVTVVQGAQDWLIDQGNLAFAKRMLANKKAWFHLLPNAGHLITNTHADLMCGMLVSTADSLYQSRLPRTLSQVGGQ is encoded by the coding sequence ATGACCGAGCGCGAAATTCGGCAACATTACGCGGGCAAAACGGCACGCCCTACGTTTTACACGATCGAAGACGATAGTACCAAGCTCTTCGTAGCTACGCTCGGGGCCGATACCCTCCCTCCATTACTACTCATTCATGGAGCCCCCGGTAACTGGTACGGATACCTGCGCACCATGGACGACCCGTACCTACAACAACGGTTTCAGATGCTGGTGGTCGAACGGCCGGGGTACGGTAAGTCGCGGCAACGTCGCCCGGCCCGGCACCTCCGTACGCGTATGAGTATCGACTTTCAGGCGCGTAGCATTACCAAAGCCCTCTCGCTCAACCGATCAGGGCAACCTGCCATTGTCCTGGGCCGCTCATTCGGGGCTCCCATTGCCGTGCGGGTGGCTACACTGGTTCCCGAAAAAGTAGGGCACCTCTTTCTGATTTCGCCCGCCATTGACCCCGACCGCGAAAAGTTCTGGTGGTTTTCTAAATGGGGCCGCTTACCGTTCATTCAGGCTTTTCTGCCCCGATCGCTGAACTTAGCGACTTACGAAAAATACGCCCATGCCAACCAATTGCGGGGGCTACTCCCCTACTGGTCGAAGGTTCAGGCCCCAGTAACGGTGGTGCAGGGCGCGCAGGATTGGCTTATCGATCAGGGGAATCTGGCTTTTGCCAAGCGCATGCTCGCCAACAAAAAGGCTTGGTTTCACCTGCTGCCCAACGCGGGTCACCTGATTACCAATACCCACGCCGACCTGATGTGCGGGATGCTCGTAAGCACCGCCGACAGCCTGTACCAAAGCCGGTTACCACGCACGCTCTCGCAGGTGGGCGGTCAGTAA
- a CDS encoding methylated-DNA--[protein]-cysteine S-methyltransferase: MFSAGFDSPLGWVTVWGDDRGIARITCTEAPTDAISGVLPAPVRAGVDQLQAYFAGNLTAFDLVLNPAGTDFQQRVWKALLDVPFGQTRSYLSLSRTLGDEKAIRAVAAANGKNPLWIVVPCHRIIGSDGSLTGYAGGLWRKQWLLNHEQKSGQLSLF, from the coding sequence ATGTTTAGTGCTGGATTCGATTCGCCCCTCGGCTGGGTAACGGTTTGGGGCGACGACCGCGGTATTGCCCGTATCACCTGCACCGAAGCCCCTACCGATGCGATTTCTGGCGTGCTTCCTGCCCCCGTTCGGGCGGGCGTTGATCAGTTGCAGGCTTATTTCGCCGGTAACCTTACGGCATTCGACCTGGTGCTGAATCCGGCCGGCACCGATTTTCAGCAACGCGTCTGGAAAGCCTTACTCGACGTCCCTTTTGGGCAAACCCGCTCGTACCTGAGCCTCAGCCGCACCCTTGGCGACGAGAAAGCCATTCGGGCGGTAGCGGCTGCGAATGGCAAAAATCCGCTCTGGATTGTGGTGCCCTGCCACCGCATCATTGGCTCCGACGGTAGCCTGACCGGGTACGCCGGTGGGCTATGGCGCAAGCAATGGTTGCTCAATCACGAGCAGAAAAGCGGCCAACTTTCGTTATTTTAA
- a CDS encoding response regulator, whose protein sequence is MSKPIRCILLVDDDPDDNFLHRMIIEDSGYCDTVKVAETGHQALQYLVDTSSTEYCSPDVILLDINMPGMNGFEFLEEYEKLDPVYHAKVVLMMLTTSLNPDDENRAHRHGVVNGYKSKPLTRQMLDDIVKTHFSE, encoded by the coding sequence ATGTCGAAACCCATTCGTTGTATTTTACTGGTTGATGATGATCCCGATGACAACTTTTTGCACCGGATGATTATTGAAGACTCAGGCTATTGCGATACCGTAAAAGTGGCCGAAACCGGGCATCAGGCCCTGCAATATCTGGTCGATACGTCGTCGACGGAGTACTGTAGCCCTGACGTTATTTTGCTGGATATCAACATGCCCGGCATGAATGGGTTTGAATTTCTGGAAGAGTACGAAAAACTTGACCCCGTGTACCATGCCAAAGTGGTACTGATGATGCTCACAACCTCGCTAAACCCCGACGATGAAAACCGGGCGCACCGGCATGGTGTGGTCAACGGGTATAAAAGCAAGCCATTGACCCGACAAATGCTTGACGATATTGTGAAAACACACTTCTCAGAGTAA
- a CDS encoding PQQ-dependent sugar dehydrogenase, translated as MIYKAISTLFLSLAATAGVSSLIATACGGSGSSEDSQPTQAAVVSTPAPAAKAAPVEAVNAFPKLTFAQPVEFTHAGDGSNRVFVVEQEGRIRQFDNNARVTAADTYLDIKNRVTSGGEMGLLGLAFHPQFAQNGYFYVNYTKNNPRETVISRFKATSAKAPSVDPATETVLLKFKQPYSNHNGGKVLFGPDGYLYIATGDGGSGGDPQNNGQNRQTYLGKILRIDVNATDKGNYGIPKDNPFASGADNTLPEIYAYGLRNPWRISFDGQGRLWAGDVGQNKIEEIDIIRKGGNYGWRIKEGQSTYNREGNSTAAVIDPIWQYNHDNGDVSVTGGQVYRGKANEALFGKYIYADYASGRVWALTADGSPTGGKPTNQLLINRAGTISAFGEDSKNELYLCDHAEGRILKLAPGK; from the coding sequence ATGATTTATAAAGCCATATCCACATTGTTTCTGTCACTGGCAGCCACAGCGGGCGTTTCGTCGCTGATTGCCACGGCCTGCGGTGGATCTGGGTCGTCCGAAGATTCCCAACCGACTCAGGCCGCAGTCGTTTCGACTCCAGCCCCCGCGGCCAAAGCCGCCCCCGTTGAGGCCGTCAATGCCTTTCCAAAACTTACCTTCGCGCAGCCAGTTGAATTTACCCACGCGGGCGACGGCTCCAACCGGGTGTTTGTGGTGGAACAGGAAGGCCGAATTCGCCAGTTCGATAACAACGCACGTGTAACAGCAGCCGATACGTACCTCGATATTAAAAACCGGGTAACATCGGGTGGCGAAATGGGCCTGCTGGGGCTTGCGTTTCATCCGCAGTTCGCCCAAAACGGCTATTTCTACGTCAACTATACCAAGAATAATCCGCGCGAAACGGTGATCAGTCGGTTCAAGGCAACCTCTGCCAAAGCCCCGTCTGTTGATCCGGCTACCGAAACCGTTTTGCTGAAGTTCAAGCAACCCTACTCGAATCACAACGGTGGCAAAGTGCTCTTTGGACCTGATGGGTACTTGTACATCGCCACCGGCGACGGTGGTAGCGGGGGCGATCCGCAAAACAACGGGCAAAACCGGCAGACGTATTTGGGCAAGATTCTACGCATCGACGTGAATGCCACCGACAAAGGCAATTATGGGATTCCGAAAGACAACCCGTTTGCCAGTGGGGCGGATAACACGCTCCCCGAAATTTATGCGTACGGGTTGCGTAACCCCTGGCGCATCAGTTTCGATGGACAGGGGCGGCTCTGGGCCGGCGACGTGGGCCAGAACAAAATCGAAGAGATCGATATTATCCGAAAGGGTGGCAACTACGGCTGGCGCATCAAAGAAGGCCAATCAACGTACAATCGGGAAGGCAATAGTACAGCTGCTGTGATTGATCCCATCTGGCAATATAACCACGACAATGGCGATGTGTCGGTAACCGGCGGGCAGGTGTATCGGGGTAAAGCGAATGAAGCCCTGTTTGGTAAGTACATTTATGCCGACTATGCCAGCGGACGGGTATGGGCACTCACGGCCGATGGAAGCCCTACAGGCGGCAAACCCACCAACCAGCTGCTAATAAACCGGGCGGGTACCATTTCGGCTTTTGGCGAAGATTCCAAAAACGAGTTGTACCTCTGCGACCATGCCGAAGGGCGCATTCTGAAACTCGCACCCGGCAAATGA
- the epsC gene encoding serine O-acetyltransferase EpsC — MTTSDQTNDLLEYLRQQRDLFRYRLPSRPDAGRFIDQLMRFLFPVTQDCQSATQDVSRTYAQLNDQLVCLMRPLSGHLHQAPEELSMLFFEQLRSIYDDLLYDARAIADNDPASKGFEEVIAVYPGFYAIAVYRFAHALLRLNVPLLPRMLTEYAHGQTGIDIHPGARIGRSFFIDHGTGVVIGETTVIGENVKVYQGVTLGATHVAKNMAQKKRHPTIEDNVVIYANATILGGKTVVGHDSVIGGNVWLTSSVEPYSLVYHQSQIEVRTKEVE; from the coding sequence ATGACAACTTCTGACCAAACCAACGATCTGCTTGAGTACCTCCGTCAGCAACGGGATTTGTTTCGGTATCGGCTACCGTCGCGGCCCGACGCGGGTCGGTTCATTGATCAGTTGATGCGGTTTCTGTTTCCGGTCACGCAGGATTGCCAGTCGGCTACGCAGGATGTAAGCCGTACCTATGCTCAGCTCAACGATCAGTTGGTGTGTCTGATGCGGCCACTGTCGGGGCATCTGCACCAGGCCCCCGAAGAGTTGTCTATGCTGTTTTTTGAGCAGCTTCGATCTATTTACGATGATCTGCTGTACGATGCCCGCGCCATAGCCGACAACGATCCCGCTTCGAAAGGTTTCGAAGAAGTAATTGCCGTTTATCCGGGTTTTTACGCCATCGCTGTGTATCGGTTTGCGCATGCCTTGTTGCGGCTCAATGTGCCCTTGCTTCCGCGTATGCTAACCGAATACGCGCATGGGCAAACGGGTATTGATATTCACCCCGGCGCCCGAATCGGCCGCTCGTTCTTCATAGATCACGGCACGGGGGTTGTCATTGGCGAAACCACCGTGATTGGCGAAAACGTGAAAGTGTATCAGGGGGTTACGCTTGGAGCAACGCACGTAGCGAAGAATATGGCGCAGAAGAAGCGGCACCCAACCATTGAAGACAATGTGGTGATTTACGCCAATGCCACCATTCTGGGAGGTAAAACTGTGGTGGGTCACGACTCCGTTATTGGGGGCAACGTATGGCTTACGAGCAGTGTAGAACCTTACTCTCTGGTGTACCACCAAAGTCAGATTGAGGTGCGGACAAAAGAAGTGGAGTAG
- a CDS encoding DsbA family protein: protein MAKPTLLYVYDALCGWCYGFSPVIRQLYERYGDQIDFTVLSGGMITGNRIGPLSQMRAYIQGAYKTVEERTGIRFGDGYLNGLLLKDDYISDSTRPGAAMTLFKAILPDRAIQFAADLQRAHHFDGMDLNVDANYGPLVESYGIDPEEFVAHIGDEAILQQTEQEFRLVASYGINGFPSVIVGNGDQLYLVARGYLPYEALEANVLRAINS, encoded by the coding sequence ATGGCCAAACCTACTCTTTTGTACGTGTACGACGCCCTGTGCGGCTGGTGCTATGGTTTTAGCCCCGTCATTCGGCAATTGTACGAACGCTACGGCGATCAGATCGACTTCACCGTACTAAGTGGCGGCATGATTACGGGAAACCGAATTGGGCCTCTGAGTCAGATGCGCGCATACATTCAGGGGGCGTATAAAACCGTTGAAGAACGGACTGGCATCCGCTTTGGCGATGGGTATCTGAACGGGCTACTGCTCAAGGATGACTACATCTCGGACTCCACCAGGCCTGGCGCGGCCATGACTTTGTTCAAAGCTATTTTGCCCGACCGCGCCATTCAGTTTGCCGCTGACCTGCAACGGGCGCACCATTTCGACGGTATGGATCTGAACGTCGACGCCAACTATGGCCCGTTGGTAGAGTCTTACGGCATCGACCCGGAGGAGTTTGTAGCCCATATCGGTGATGAGGCCATTCTGCAGCAGACCGAACAGGAGTTCCGTTTGGTAGCCAGCTACGGCATCAACGGGTTTCCATCAGTAATTGTGGGAAATGGGGATCAGTTATACCTCGTGGCACGGGGGTATTTACCCTATGAGGCCTTGGAAGCCAATGTGCTCCGGGCTATAAACAGCTAA
- a CDS encoding TetR/AcrR family transcriptional regulator has protein sequence MEVLERKQRNREQTRSGIVSTAKDIARREGWQAVSIRKIADAIEYSAPIVYEYFDSKDVLLDEIRQEGFRHLRNEYERITKLYRDPEKRLYEISMVQWEFAVKQPEIYQVMYNLNGAFCALPVHEGQETQAVSSLVQDIIFSFIPKSKESIRRLYFEWWSISHGMITLAMMLKGQQSVEQSQQVYQEAMRRFARSLK, from the coding sequence ATGGAAGTTCTGGAACGCAAGCAACGCAACCGCGAACAGACCCGCTCGGGTATCGTTTCGACGGCCAAAGACATTGCCCGCCGGGAAGGGTGGCAAGCGGTTTCCATTCGCAAAATTGCGGACGCCATTGAGTACAGTGCCCCTATCGTCTACGAATACTTCGACAGTAAAGATGTACTGCTCGACGAAATTCGGCAAGAGGGATTTCGGCACTTGCGAAATGAGTACGAACGGATTACCAAACTATATCGGGATCCCGAAAAACGGCTGTACGAGATTTCAATGGTGCAGTGGGAGTTTGCTGTAAAACAGCCCGAAATCTACCAGGTCATGTACAACCTCAACGGCGCTTTTTGTGCCTTGCCTGTGCACGAAGGGCAGGAAACGCAGGCCGTGTCGTCGCTCGTGCAAGACATTATCTTCTCGTTTATTCCCAAATCGAAGGAGAGTATTCGACGCCTGTATTTTGAATGGTGGTCGATTTCGCACGGAATGATTACCCTGGCCATGATGCTCAAGGGTCAACAATCGGTCGAACAGTCGCAGCAGGTGTATCAGGAAGCCATGCGTCGGTTTGCCCGTAGTCTGAAATAA
- a CDS encoding class I SAM-dependent methyltransferase, translating to MSWYQTFFHGLPQQAWQAAQTDEQNQLDLEMIVETLSFGPDDRVLDVFCGYGRHTLPLARMGAQMTAVDISEEYITAVNAAAKTENLNIRAIQADFITTPALTGDAESFDAAFCLGNSFCFFPYPDMLTFLQRIADLLRPGGRLLVHSSMVAEVVLPDFQERNWMPVGHDMTVLVENQYEPLQGCIHQQLTYLKNHTDGSVESAQRTAAYYVYTLAELTRLMAQVGLAVESVYGTIHLDPFMVGDEGAWIVAEKA from the coding sequence ATGTCCTGGTACCAAACTTTTTTTCACGGCTTACCCCAACAAGCCTGGCAGGCCGCCCAGACCGATGAGCAAAATCAGCTCGATCTGGAAATGATTGTCGAAACACTGTCGTTTGGCCCCGACGACCGGGTACTCGACGTGTTTTGCGGCTATGGCCGACACACGTTGCCCCTTGCTCGCATGGGTGCCCAAATGACCGCCGTCGACATATCAGAGGAATACATAACGGCTGTGAACGCTGCTGCCAAAACCGAGAACCTCAATATCCGTGCTATTCAGGCCGACTTCATAACAACCCCGGCCCTGACCGGCGATGCCGAGTCGTTCGATGCTGCATTCTGCCTGGGCAACAGCTTCTGCTTTTTTCCCTACCCCGATATGCTCACCTTCCTCCAGCGCATTGCCGACCTGCTTCGGCCTGGCGGACGGCTGCTGGTGCATTCGAGCATGGTGGCCGAGGTGGTGCTCCCTGATTTTCAGGAGCGCAACTGGATGCCCGTTGGCCATGATATGACGGTACTGGTCGAAAACCAATACGAACCCCTGCAGGGCTGCATCCATCAGCAACTCACATACTTAAAAAATCATACCGACGGTTCGGTCGAGTCAGCGCAGCGCACGGCAGCGTATTATGTGTACACTCTGGCCGAACTCACGCGGCTGATGGCGCAGGTGGGCTTAGCCGTGGAATCGGTGTATGGTACGATCCATTTAGACCCGTTTATGGTTGGCGACGAGGGAGCCTGGATCGTGGCGGAGAAAGCGTAA
- a CDS encoding redoxin domain-containing protein produces MVGQIAPSFTLFNTDKKEVSLHDYAGKNVVLLFFPLAFTSVCTAELCELRDNIATYQNLNAEILAVSVDSPFTLARFKEEQKLPFPLLSDFNKEVSAAYGSLYDTFVFGMKGVSKRSAFVIDKTGTIQHAEVLENAGEVPSFEAVRETLNNLQ; encoded by the coding sequence ATGGTAGGCCAAATAGCCCCTTCATTTACCTTATTTAATACCGACAAGAAAGAGGTATCTCTTCACGACTACGCCGGTAAGAATGTAGTTCTCCTGTTCTTTCCGCTTGCTTTTACCAGCGTTTGCACCGCCGAGCTTTGTGAACTCCGCGACAACATTGCCACGTACCAGAACCTGAACGCCGAAATCCTCGCAGTTTCGGTGGATTCGCCGTTCACCCTGGCCCGGTTCAAAGAGGAGCAGAAACTGCCGTTTCCGCTTCTTTCGGACTTTAACAAAGAGGTTTCGGCCGCCTACGGAAGCCTTTACGACACGTTTGTGTTCGGCATGAAAGGGGTAAGCAAGCGGTCGGCTTTCGTGATCGACAAAACCGGCACGATACAACACGCTGAGGTACTCGAAAACGCGGGCGAAGTGCCCAGCTTCGAGGCCGTACGTGAAACGTTAAACAACTTACAGTAG
- a CDS encoding ROK family protein produces the protein MQTYWGIDLGGTKIEGVVLSSPSPDAVVLRKRIDTEAHKGYDHILSRIELLVDILRVETGYQPEHIGFGTPGTNDPSTNTMKNCNTTVLNGKPMVQDLARRLDVPITVANDANCFALAEATMGIVPDVTPDFRCVFGVIMGTGVGGGVVFKTGTDSKPVVLGGLHGIGGEWGHNILEENGYACYCGKSGCNEQVLSGPALQRFYHEQCGEERKMKEIIERHRQGIDPVATQTFERMLEFYGRSISTIINVLDPDAIVLGGGVGNVDELYTEGTERIKKYIFNNGVVRTPILRPKLGDSAGVFGAAML, from the coding sequence ATGCAGACCTATTGGGGTATTGACCTGGGAGGAACCAAAATTGAAGGAGTAGTACTTTCAAGCCCATCGCCCGACGCCGTTGTTCTTCGGAAACGAATTGATACCGAAGCCCATAAAGGGTACGACCATATTCTCAGCCGGATCGAGCTGCTGGTCGATATCCTGCGCGTCGAAACGGGATATCAGCCTGAGCATATTGGCTTTGGAACGCCCGGTACTAATGACCCCTCGACCAATACCATGAAAAACTGCAATACCACGGTGCTCAACGGCAAACCGATGGTGCAGGATCTGGCTCGGCGGCTCGATGTTCCTATTACCGTTGCCAACGATGCTAACTGTTTCGCGCTCGCCGAGGCCACCATGGGTATTGTGCCTGATGTGACGCCTGATTTCCGGTGTGTGTTCGGTGTAATCATGGGTACCGGTGTGGGCGGGGGCGTTGTGTTTAAAACAGGTACCGATAGTAAACCCGTTGTTCTGGGCGGCTTACATGGCATTGGGGGCGAGTGGGGGCACAACATCCTGGAGGAAAACGGCTACGCCTGTTATTGTGGTAAGAGCGGCTGCAACGAGCAGGTGCTTTCGGGGCCGGCCCTGCAACGGTTCTACCACGAGCAATGCGGTGAAGAGCGTAAGATGAAAGAGATCATTGAGCGACACCGGCAAGGCATTGACCCCGTAGCGACTCAAACGTTCGAGCGGATGCTGGAGTTCTACGGCAGGTCTATCTCGACCATCATCAATGTGCTCGATCCCGACGCCATTGTACTCGGCGGGGGGGTTGGTAACGTCGATGAGCTGTACACCGAAGGCACCGAGCGGATCAAAAAATACATCTTCAACAATGGAGTTGTCCGCACGCCCATTTTGAGGCCCAAACTAGGCGATAGTGCCGGCGTGTTTGGCGCAGCTATGTTATAG
- a CDS encoding phage tail protein produces the protein MPYIGEIRLFAGLFAPVGWAFCEGQLMPISENDALFTLIGTTYGGDGQETFALPDLRGRVPVHTGNSGGITYELGQQGGQIEVTLSLNNIPPHTHPYTYQPIASSSAGISGSPQGNYYAASGRKAFYRTPTANTANMANIGNNTGIQTGANLNGGNIPINLMQPYLAVSFIISLYGRYPTQN, from the coding sequence ATGCCGTATATTGGAGAGATTCGTCTGTTTGCCGGCCTGTTTGCCCCTGTAGGTTGGGCCTTTTGCGAGGGGCAACTGATGCCGATTTCTGAAAATGATGCCCTCTTTACATTGATTGGAACCACGTACGGGGGCGATGGTCAGGAGACGTTCGCATTGCCCGATTTGCGGGGGCGGGTTCCTGTGCATACAGGAAACAGTGGTGGAATCACATACGAGCTAGGTCAACAAGGTGGGCAGATCGAGGTAACGCTTTCCCTGAATAACATACCGCCCCATACCCATCCGTACACGTATCAACCTATTGCATCCAGCAGTGCGGGTATTTCGGGTAGTCCACAGGGTAATTACTATGCCGCTTCGGGCCGTAAAGCGTTTTACCGAACTCCTACAGCCAACACGGCCAATATGGCAAACATTGGCAATAATACAGGCATTCAGACTGGTGCTAATCTGAATGGCGGAAACATACCCATCAACCTAATGCAGCCTTATCTGGCAGTTAGTTTTATTATTTCACTCTACGGGCGCTACCCCACACAAAATTAA
- a CDS encoding phage tail protein, with translation MDINSFVAEIGIFAGNFAPTGWAFCNGQILPISQNTALFALLGTFYGGDGKSTFALPDFQGSAPLMHGQGPGLPNYVIGQVSGSQTETLLPNNIPIHTHTAADAVSLTQLATTDLGNSASPAGRAPARTGTDNRYASTTNANMAPYTLQVGYVGGANQPFSIMQPSLVLTFCIALQGVFPARG, from the coding sequence ATGGATATAAACTCGTTTGTTGCAGAGATAGGGATTTTCGCAGGGAACTTTGCCCCAACGGGGTGGGCCTTTTGTAACGGCCAGATTTTGCCCATTTCGCAGAATACAGCCCTGTTTGCTTTATTAGGCACTTTTTACGGGGGCGACGGTAAATCGACGTTTGCCCTCCCTGACTTTCAAGGAAGCGCCCCGTTGATGCATGGGCAAGGCCCTGGCCTCCCCAACTACGTAATTGGGCAAGTAAGTGGTAGTCAGACTGAGACGTTACTGCCAAATAATATCCCCATTCACACCCACACGGCCGCCGACGCGGTATCATTGACCCAACTGGCTACTACTGATTTGGGTAATAGTGCATCGCCGGCGGGGCGGGCACCAGCTCGTACAGGTACTGACAATCGGTACGCGAGCACAACAAACGCCAACATGGCTCCCTACACGCTTCAGGTGGGCTATGTTGGGGGAGCAAACCAACCGTTTTCTATCATGCAACCCTCTCTGGTGCTGACTTTCTGTATTGCCCTGCAAGGCGTTTTTCCGGCACGGGGATAA
- a CDS encoding phage tail protein yields MGDTPYLASIGMAAFNFAPQGWAMCNGQLLPINQNQALFSLLGTTYGGDGRVNFALPDLRGRVPIHMGSGFILGEKIGATTATLTINNLPLHTHDLTFRPPCNTGPGTTSDPTGAYPAATTTGSYGPNADVNLAVGTTTANTGPAGGGQPFSIMQPYTVINFVIALQGVFPSRN; encoded by the coding sequence ATGGGCGATACTCCTTACTTAGCTTCGATTGGCATGGCCGCTTTCAACTTTGCACCGCAAGGTTGGGCGATGTGTAATGGTCAATTGTTGCCTATCAATCAAAATCAGGCTTTATTCTCTCTCCTGGGTACTACGTATGGCGGTGATGGACGGGTAAATTTTGCCCTTCCTGATTTACGGGGCCGGGTTCCGATCCATATGGGTTCCGGATTTATCCTTGGTGAGAAAATCGGTGCTACCACGGCTACGCTAACAATCAATAACCTACCGCTGCACACGCACGATCTGACGTTCAGGCCGCCCTGCAATACCGGGCCGGGTACCACGAGTGATCCGACAGGGGCGTATCCGGCAGCAACCACTACGGGTAGTTATGGGCCTAATGCCGACGTTAACCTGGCGGTTGGTACAACCACCGCCAATACAGGACCGGCCGGGGGCGGACAACCCTTTTCGATCATGCAGCCCTATACGGTCATCAATTTCGTCATTGCTTTACAAGGGGTTTTCCCGTCACGTAATTAA
- a CDS encoding ABC transporter substrate-binding protein: MKLGVLVPHSSLYPSLAFDVVEGIRAGMATSGSTEVTLVVENIGFGLDSEQLRDKTQKLLLQDGVDVLVGMMNRRTVEAIAPLVAGANRLLLVLETLGEFFLDLPRHPSVLFHSLQFCLSTRLTARKAVQKGQKGVIQACSFYDAGYLQCYSLSQGVVPNGGHMVQYFVSSHKPQEVTFDALAAGMLSGEGQAVVALYSGDMASQFLQGYPSLPGRLPLWLGPMLLEESMLRDVPYSGLEAEGHTPWSVHLDTPENRDFITAMQRRGRQANLVSLLGYEAGQMMAFYEGLLQQTGYPTLEHASILAQYAFAGPRGQVAFDSETRYSFGPQYRATLAGTQAGYTQLSNLTEEPDWEQDRAMFLAEPLVGQHTGWNNIYLCI, translated from the coding sequence ATGAAACTTGGCGTTTTGGTTCCGCATTCATCGCTCTACCCATCGCTTGCGTTCGATGTGGTGGAGGGCATACGAGCGGGGATGGCAACTAGTGGCTCAACGGAGGTGACGCTGGTGGTTGAAAACATCGGCTTCGGCCTCGACAGCGAACAACTGCGCGACAAAACCCAGAAGCTCCTGCTTCAGGATGGGGTAGATGTGCTGGTGGGTATGATGAACCGACGAACCGTCGAGGCAATTGCTCCACTTGTGGCCGGGGCCAATCGGTTGCTGTTGGTGCTCGAAACACTGGGGGAGTTTTTTCTGGATTTACCCCGTCACCCGTCGGTGCTGTTTCACTCGCTCCAGTTTTGTCTCAGCACCCGGCTCACCGCTCGAAAGGCGGTCCAGAAAGGCCAAAAAGGTGTTATTCAGGCATGTTCTTTTTACGATGCTGGTTATCTGCAATGTTACTCTCTTTCGCAGGGGGTAGTGCCTAATGGCGGCCATATGGTGCAATACTTTGTGAGTTCGCACAAGCCTCAGGAAGTTACATTTGACGCTTTGGCCGCAGGCATGCTGTCGGGGGAGGGGCAGGCGGTTGTTGCCTTGTACTCGGGCGATATGGCGAGTCAGTTTTTGCAGGGTTACCCAAGCTTACCGGGGCGTTTGCCCCTTTGGCTGGGGCCTATGCTTCTGGAGGAATCTATGCTGCGCGACGTGCCCTACTCGGGTCTTGAGGCCGAAGGGCACACGCCCTGGTCCGTGCACCTGGACACGCCCGAGAATAGAGATTTTATAACGGCAATGCAGCGCCGAGGGCGGCAGGCCAACCTGGTTTCGCTGTTGGGTTACGAGGCCGGGCAGATGATGGCTTTTTACGAAGGCCTTCTCCAACAAACGGGTTATCCAACCCTTGAGCACGCATCAATACTTGCTCAATACGCATTCGCAGGACCACGGGGGCAGGTTGCGTTTGATTCCGAAACGCGCTATTCGTTCGGACCGCAATACAGGGCTACCCTCGCCGGTACTCAAGCGGGCTACACCCAGCTCTCGAACCTAACCGAAGAACCCGACTGGGAACAGGATCGGGCTATGTTTCTGGCTGAGCCGCTTGTGGGGCAGCATACTGGCTGGAATAATATCTACCTGTGTATATGA